DNA sequence from the Parachlamydia acanthamoebae genome:
TGTGCAAAAACTATTCTAAATGCTAAACAAGACTGGGATGTGATCATTGCTGGACGCCATGAAGAAAGGATAAACGCTCTCATGGAATCCTAAGGATTTTGTTGGTTAATCCAAATATTTAACTGTTCGAAAGTTATTTCTAAACCTGGAATGAATTATAAGAAAGATTAATAAGTAAACGGTGAAAAATTCGATGAGCGAAAGTCCTCGCTGGATCTTCCTTTAGCAATTCCATTCTCAGATCTAAAGGAATATAAAATCAACATTCAGCTGATATACATCCAACCAATGACCCGTATAAGCCAATAGGACTTCATAAAGAGGGCGTCGTACTTAACTTTTAAACTTTCCGCTCCAAAGCAACGATACGATTTACCCAAATCTCTATTTTTTCGGGGTATAACTTGATATTTTGTTGCCCTTTTTCATCCAAGTTTTTCTACTAATCCTGCAGTAATCATTTCGATCAACCATCTTTTTCATGCTGCGCTCAGAATAATCACTCCCCCTCACTAGCAATTAAATCAGGCAGACTAATAGGCTCGATTTCCAAACTCATTTATGCAATACAGCCAACTTTTTATCTTTAGCTTTCGTTTGAACACCTTATTTTCGTGATATGGCCAATTAAGCCAGGCAATGAATAGATTTCAGGTTAACAAGTTGGTGTTCCAGAAAACATGGGTTATTCATTGCAAAATTTCTCAAAATGAATCAAAATTTCCGGCTATTCCGCCGAATATATCTTTCTTTTTTAAAACTTACCATTCTTACGTTAAAGCAATGATGATACATTCTCAAATTTCTAGCTTACCATCCTTCGAAAAATCAAAACATTTGTTCAATACATTTTCGAAATCTTCTCTAAGTCTTTTGGGAAGATCCACACAATATCCTTACAGTTCTTCTAAACCACTTGTTTTCATCCATACAAAAAAAATTTTCACCACAACAGGTAAAAATCCCAAAAATCTTTTTCAAGCGACTCGTGCACGACACTTCTCACGGGATAAAAAATGGATTTACACATTAGCAGGAATTGCCACTGCAACGGGTGCTGGAGTCTTATTTTACAATCACAATCAGAAAGAAAAAGCCGCTGTAATTGCTACACAAAATGCAACGAAAATCCCAAAATATGGACCTTTATACGACAACAAAACCCTTGTATTACATGGAGTGGGCTGCAAAGTCTGGAAAATTGCCTCTATCCTTAATCATGGAATTTTATCATTTCAAGCAGCCAAAGACAAAAAGCTTGTCTTGGGATTAAATTATGGACATGAGGGACTACCGCTAATGAATGGAATAGATTATATCAGCGTCGCTCACCCACCTACCGTTAAAAATGATTCTCATGAAGCTTTTAGTACATTTATTAAAAATGGCGCGTCTTTAGCCATTGTCAATGTCCTTGTTACAACCAATGCTCCAGTTAACTTGAGGACATGTAATAAAAAACTATATAACTCTTTACATCCCGGAAATCGAGAACTCGCTAAGGAAATGGGATATGGCTATTTTGAATGCTCAGATGAAGCTTATGTGTATTACCAGATTGAACCAAAATGCTTTGTGGGTTTAGTGATTGATGAAAGACTTATGTCAAAAAAAATAACAGAAATTGAATGGCTGTCTCCCCATGATTCAGATCACTTTCAGGTGCAATGCCTCAGTTTTCTTCATTTCTTAAAGGAAAACTATAATATCGAAGACGAATCCTTAGCTGAAAAAATTGCAAAGCCAGCTTTGCATTCATTTTCGGAACGCCTAGAACTTATCAATGAATGCCGGAATTTATTTTATCTTGGTCTCTCTAAAAGGCATGCCTCATGGGAAGAAATAACCGTGATAGATCTTTTAATCACATGGCTCCCTGAAAGGATGAAAATCTATAATACCGATGGTTTTGAAATCTGTCCTTAAAAAGGGGCGTTTATTCAATCATTACGTAAAAGCCTGTCATAAAATGATCTGAAGCTAGATGACAATCATTTTGTACAGGTTCGTCCATCTGATATAGCCTTTGCATAGAAGCATCAAAGGCCCCACTCAAAGAATAGCTAAACAAAATCTGGCTATTTTTACAGTTGGTAAAACCAATATCCAAAGTATCACAACAAAATGCCCCATTTTTAATTGTCACAGCAAATGGATCGTTGGGAAATCCTCCCCAACTTCCGGCCTCCCCATAATGACCTAAGAGACTTTTATCTCTAACATCATGACACCCTAAAGATTTTAAATAATGTTGGTAGAGTTTTTCTCCATTAAAACTTTCATAAAAACGCTCTCCAAAAGAAAACCACAATTCTTCTTTGGCAATATTTTGAATAGTATAGGCTTCCGCCTCTACGTATTCCATTTTCCCTCCCAAATGATCGTAGTGTGTGTTAAACATGTAAAACACTTTCCCTGTAAAGGTATCTTTAAATTTCCCCCAAATAATAATTCTTTGGCGAGATGCATCATAGCCAATAGAAGGTTCAGTTGGTGTAGGAGATAACCATTGAACCCCATGCTCTAAACATTCAAACCTCTCCGGTCGATAGCCTATTGCCAAAATTTCTCCAATCCATGTATCCGGTTTAACTTGATCCAATGGGAGTCCATCAAAAGCTGTGTACCCGATAAAACAATGATTGGGAAGCTTCTCTTTCAAAAAATTGGCCTGTTCGTAGGTCACTTCTTGGAAGTTAATAATGTCTGGAATGCGCTTGTATATGAAATTCGAATTCGCTTTTAACATTCCCTCCTTCACTAGATTATAGTGCCGAAATTCAAACTGATCATAAGGATTGGGATCATGAAAATGCACATTTTTAATCTTGGCTCCTTGAGGAAATCGGAAGACAAAATGCATGAAAAAATGGGGTGTATTTTCCTCGGATTTTTTTTCATTTTTTTGTTTGTAGTAATGATCTTGGAATACCCCATAAGAGGTATATTCTGCTTGAATATCTTCACAAACCTTTGTCTGAAGCACTTCTAAAACTTTTCTTAACTCTTGCCATTCTTCTTCATAAAGACTGCTAGCATGCCGTTTTAAAGCAATAATTAAACGATATGGATAAGGAAAGTTACCGTAAAGAACACCATTAGGATCTTGAGATGCTTTTAAGGCAATTCGAAAAAATTCAGTTTCATAAACAGGAAAAGGTTCTTTTTGACTAAATGTGCAGGTTCTGCACTCCGTCTGTTTTTCGCATTCAGCAAATTTAGAATCATATGGTAGATGCTTTACAAGAGATCTATAAATCTCATCTTGCATATACTGCATGACCTGTCTAGCTTCATCTTCCATTTGAAGGGTTTTAATATAATAATCTTTCCGTTTATCCCACGAATTTGCAGTTTCCTTATCATTGTAAGATGTGCGGATGTTGTAATTCGCTATATTAATGTAATTCTTGCTTTGAAAGGGAATAGCGGGGCAGTGCGCTTTATATTCGAAATGAGGACGATTTAACAGATGATGGATTTCACTGATACCAAATCCACTCATTCCACACAGAAAAAAAATAATCAATTTGTAATATGTCCGACTCATCATCCTCGCCTAAATATATTGATCTATTAAAATGAGCGCAGAGCAAAAGATCATATATTTCATATTAAAAATGGTAAAATAAAATTGCATGTTTAATCTACGCAATGATAAACACCACGTAGATTTTGGATGTTCTATTGATCAAACGTGAACACTAGGCCAATGAGCGTATGATCGGAACCAAAGTTTTTATTCTCTACATCACTCTTTTCTCCGGGAAGAAGGAGTTTCTGTGTCGTAGGATTAAATTCCGCTATTAAAGAAAAGGAATAGGTCGCTTGAATTCCCAGTCTACTGCGAAAACCCACATCCACCGTTGGACCTTGTATGACCCCATCAACAATTGGTGGAGCAAATTTAGCAGGGACATCCAGATGCTTAGGATAAGTTCCCGCTGCTCCAAAATGCCCTAGTTGAGTTTCATCTCTAAAATCGCATATTTTGCCATTCCGTCCATAAGATTGCGAATCGTCCTCACCGCCCGCATCGACAAACCAATTTTTATCACCAATAGAAAATGGCATATAACCTTGGCCTATTAGCTGGTTAATAAATCTTAGCTCTATCTCACCTGAACGCTTTCTTGATTCTTGAGACAAATGGTCAAAATGGGAGACAAGAACGGCATAATGTGTCTTCGTTGCAGTATCTAAGAATTTTCCAATGACTAATATCCGTTTATGTCTAGGACCTGATGCAAGCTCGTGACACTCGAGACTTTGAAGCTCAGCATGTTTCGGATTGTAAAGAATTGCATTAAAAGAATCGTACCTAAGCGAATTATCTTCAGCATGCCTTTTCTTTGTGACATCGATAGATTCTTGCGTGTGGCAGCTAAAACCAACAAGCTTCCAATCTGGAAAATGCGCTTCTAAATCCTGTGCTTGTGGAAGGTTAAATTCACTTAATCCACAAACGACCGGATCAACTTTTTCGATCATTTCCAATACAGAGAATCTCCTATTTTCCCAAAGATATTGAGGATATGCGTCTCTTTTATCCATAAATTGGTTTTTTATATTCCAAAAACAGATGCAAATTTGATCGACTTCTCTATCAGGCAATTTGCTTGGATTTTCAAGTTCTGGTCTATTAAGTCGGTAGGAGCTAGATATCATGATTTTTTTCTCACTTCGTATAGGGGATTTTGCATAGTTAGCCTGTCCTTATCTCAAAATACTATGTAACGCTGAACAATAAAAAACTATCTAAATTAGATGGTTCAATATGGCTTAGATTAGATGCACAGAAGCTTCGAACCATTTTCTCTTAGGCGCTTGAGCCCTATACTTTTTTTACTTGATACTCCAACCTGGATACTCCGGAGATAACTTACCGGCCTCATTTAGCCGGTGAAGATCGTCTTCAGATAGTCTTAACTGAGTCGATTTAATTTCTTCTAACTGAGTTGTGTTTTTTGCTCCAATGACGACAGTTGTCACGGTTTTTTTGATGCAACAACCAAGCGATGGCAACCTGCGCTACAGAGCCTTGTACTTTTCAGCTATCGATCGCATCGCTTCTACACATTTTGACTTTCAACTTATCAATCAGATGAAAATCATATTTAAAATAGCACCTTGACAGTTAACACGATTATTAAAAGAAGTCCATAGAGCTAACGTTTATTTTAATGTATTCACCATATTTTCCTTGAAAATCTCTAAGAGAGTGGATTAGATTCAAAATTTCGAAACTCATACTTGCAAAGATCAAATGGATAGACTTATTCGCATTGCTAACGCATCCGCTTTTTGGGGAGATCGCCCTTCTGCAGCTGCAACACTTCTTCAGCAAGTTCCCGATTTGGATTACATTACCTTGGACTACCTAGCTGAGGTCTCTCTGTCGATTATGGCCATCCAACGAGAAAAAAATCCTACTCTAGGTTATGCTAAAGATTTTATCGAAACAATTCGATCTCTTGTCCCCTTTTGGAAGAAGGGTTCGAAGGTTAAAATCATTGCAAATGCGGGTGGATTGAATCCATTTGGATGTGCCCAAGAATGCGCCAAAATCCTTAAAAGCACTGGCTGTGTTCATTTAAAGATTGGAATTGTGACGGGAGACGATGTCCTTTCCATCCTTCTCAAGTCCCCTGAAAATTTTCACAATTTAGAAACTCATGCGTCGATTGAAACGATTTCACCAAAGCTTGTCACCGCAAATGCTTACCTAGGAGCTTCTGCAATTGTCGAAGCGTTACAACAAGGCACCGATATCGTGATTACAGGACGTGTCGCAGATCCCAGCTTAACAGTAGCTCCTGCAGCCTTTCATTTTGGATGGGATCTTCAAGATTATGATCTACTTGCCAACGCGACAATTGCTGGTCACTTGATTGAATGTGGAACGCAAGCAACAGGAGGAATTCTGACGGATTGGCTAGATCTTCCGGCATCAGAAATGATCGGATTTCCGATTATCGAAATGGATCAAAAAGGGCATTTCACCTTAACAAAGCCCCCTCACACTGGTGGAATTGTGAATCTTCCTGTCATTAAGGAACAGTTGTTATATGAAATTGGAGACCCTGGCTCTTATTTAAGCCCAGATGTCAATGTGTCATTTTTGAACATTCAACTGCAAGAAGAAGCCCCTAATCGAGTAAGAGTAAGCGGAGGTAAAGGATCTCCCCCACCTACCAGTTATAAGGTGAGCGCCACATATAAAAATGGGTATCGAGCCGATGGACTGCTCACAATAATTGGAAGGGATGCGGATAAAAAGGCGCGAAAATGTGGTACCATCATTCTTGAACGTGTCAAACAAGCTGGATATAACTTGCAAGATTCATTGATTGAATGCATTGGAGCTGGAGATGCCACTTTAGGTATTATTCCGCAAGGCGCTTGTACAGAATGTGTATTAAAAGTCAGTGCCGCAGATGAAAACCGGGAAGCTTTAGAGTGTTTTGTTAAAGAATTTGCACCACTTGTCACAAGTGGTCCTCAAGGAACCACGGGCTATTTAACAGGCCGTCCCAAAATTTTACCCGTCTTTGGTTATTGGCCCTGCTTAATTGACACAAAAGATGTCACGCCTCGCACTCAAACGTATGCAGTGGAGCAACTATGCACAAATTGATCCATCTTTATGACATTGCCCATGCAAGAAGTGGTGACAAAGGTTCTGATTCCAATATTGGAGTTATTGCTTATACCAGTGAGGGTTATCAATTTCTTGTCGAAATACTCACATCGGAAAAAGTGCTGCAGTTTATGCAAAAGACGCAGGTAAAGAGCGTGATCCGTTATGAGTGGCCTAATTTAGGGGCATTGAATTTTGTACTTAAAGGGGCATTAGGAAAAGGTGCAAGCCGTTCCCTTCGCATTGATGCACAAGGCAAAGCACTAGGTCAAATCTTGCTTGAAATGCCTCTTGAAATCGATGAAAACAGATTAACAAAATGCTTAGCCTCATGAATACAAATATATTCGTCGAACATCCCAGCCATAACGTCGTGATCATCAAGTTAAACCGTCCTGAGAAAAGAAATGCCTTGAATATCAGCTTATTGCAGGATTTTCTTTCTACCTTGAAATCAACTGAAAAGGATCCCTCAAAAAGGGTTTTAATTCTTCAAGGAGAGGGTCCCGTTTTTTGTGCAGGCATGGATCTTGCCGAAGCCTGTGATACATCAAAATCAATCGAGTCGAGCGAAATTCTCGCCCAAGTTTTTTCCGCCCTTTATCACACACCCTTAATTACTATTGCGGCTGTACATGGGGCAGCTATCGCTGGTGGAGCGGGCCTTGTCACAGCATGTGATCTCGCCTTAGCTAGTGAAAATACCTTTTTTGGCTATCCTGAAACTCGACGAGGTTTAGTTGCCGCGCAAGTGATGGTTTTCTTAATGCGACAACTTAAACAAAAAGATTTGAAAGAACTCTTGCTGACAGGTGAACTAATTGATGCAAAAAAAGCGCAAGTGATTGGTTTAATTAATCAAGTTGTTCCTCAGGAAAAACTTCTTTTTGAAGCCTTAAAAATGGCAAATTCGGTTATCAATGGTGCTCCCGAGGCAACTCAAGAGACAAAACAACTCATTCAAAAACTCTATCCTTCAAAATTTGAAGAAGACCTCCTTTTAGCCCTCAGTAATCACCAACAAAGACGCCGCTCAAAAGAGGCACAAGAAGGGATGCAGGCCTTTCTAGAAAAAAGAAATCCGCAATGGGAAATATAAAGGTGCAGCTACGTATTTTAGAAGGGAATCGACTGAGTTTGGATGGAGGAGCCATGTTTGGCAATGCTCCAAAAGAATTGTGGAAACGGTGGATTGCTGCTGACGAATTGAATCGAATTCCTTTAGCAAGCCGCACGCTCCTCATTCAAGTTCAGGATCAAAATATTCTACTAGAAGCAGGAAGTGGGGCTTTTTTTGACCCGAAATTGCGTGAACGATATGGAATTAACAACGAGAATGTGCTGATTGAGAATTTGCAAAAGATAGGGCTTTCTCATCAACATATCGATGCAGTCGTGCTATCTCATTTGCATTTTGATCATGCAGGAGGCCTTTTATCTGCTTACAAAGCAAATTCTCCTCTCCAACTCCTTTTCCCGAATGCCCAATACTTTGTGGGAAAAGAGCATTGGGAATATGCTCAAAAGCCTCACATACGAGAAACAGCTTCGTTTATTCCTCAGCTCCATACTTTACTGCAAGAATCGGGTAGGCTTGTTTTGATTGAGGGAACATCCCACCCATCTTTGAATTTTGGTATTTCTTTTGTTTATTCCCATGGGCATACCCGAGGACTCATGCTAGCCAAATTGCGTGTTAATCATCACACAATTCTATTTGCCAGCGATTTAATCCCAGGCATTCCTTGGTTACATTTACCGATTACTATGGGGTATGATCGTTTTTCCGAGCTCATGGTGGACGAAAAAAGGCAAATTTTGTCCCAACTTGAAAAAGAAAATGGAGTGCTTATTTTTTGCCATGATCCATCCATGAGCTGTGGTAAACTTGGACGTAATCACTCAGAACGATATTCTGTCACTGCGATTCTAGAAAAAGATGGAATCCTTCAATTGAATTAAGCGACTAAATGCTTTTCTAAAATTTCTCTAAATTTTTTGGGGATTTCGATTTTTTGGCGCGTTGTGGCATCCAATGTCACATGAACCGTTTTGGCTGTCCCAACCAATTGTTGGTTTTCTTTATAAATGCGGTAATTCACAGTAAAAGCACTTGTTCCCACCCTTTCAATGGTCAAATGTACTTCCAACTTATTCCCTACTTGTAATGATACCAAATAATCGGCTTCCGCATGTACAATCACAAACACAAACTTTTCGTGATGGAAAACCTGGTTAAATCCCAATCCTTCAGATTCCACCCAATCTTCTAGAGCATCATGGGCAAAACGAAACTGACGCGGGAAATACAAAATTCCTGCCATATCTGTATCATGCATACGAACTTTATTATGACTGATGTACATGAGCATTCTCGATAAGTAAGAGGTTAAAAGAGTCCTTTGATGTAGCATATCCTGCAGAAAACTTTCAAGATTTTTAAAAAGAGGAATTGCAATTGCAGGATTTTTATGGCAGAACAGAAAGAAAGGTTTTGCCGTGAAACATCCATTGTCTCTTTACATGATTGTCACTCTTTCCGCCTTGGGAGGTTTGCTTTTTGGCTATGATACAGGCGTGATTTCTGGTGCCATTCTTTTTATTCGACATGATTTCAACCTGTCTTCATCACAAGTTGAAATTGTCATCAGTTCAGTCTTATTAGGCGCCATCGTGGGTAGTGCTTGCGCGGGTTTCCTTTCTGATCAATTAGGAAGATGGCGCTTGCTGTTCTTTACTGCTTGTTTGTTTACGATTGCCTCCGTTGCTTCAGCATTTGCGCCCCAGTTTAGTTGGTTAGCTATCAGTCGCATTTTTATTGGGATAGCCCTGGGGATTTCTTCTGCGATTGTTCCCCTATACATTTCTGAAATCTCCCCCGCTCCCATTCGGGGACGTCTCGTTTCTCTTAATCAATTAGCCATCACCATTGGCATTTTAGTTTCCTATTGTGTCGATTATGCTTTTGCGTATAGCGAAAACTGGCGTTGGATGATCGGGCTTGGAGCGTTTCCCTCTTTCATTTTTGGAATCGGCATGCTCTTTCTCCCAGAAAGCCCCCGTTGGCTGATCAAAAAAGGGCTAGAAACAGAAGCCAAACGGATTCTGCATATTCTTCACGGGAAGAAAGAAGCGGAACGGGAGATTCAAGAGATTCGTCAAGTATCTGCCGGCTCGAACACAAACGCTTTTGTTTTCACACCATGGGTAAAGCGCATGCTGGTCGTTGGAATTGGCCTGGCGATCTTTCAACAAGCGACTGGAATCAATACAATTATTTACTATGCTCCGATCATTTTTGAATTAGCTGGGTTTAAATCTGCTGTGGGGGCCGTTTTTGCAACGAGTATTATCGGTGCCGTTAATCTCATTGCCACCCTCTTTGCACTTAAGCTGTTAGACACTTTAGGAAGAAGAATTTTGCTCTTAATAGGGCTGGCAGGGATGATTTTCAGTTTGTTTGCTCTCGGTTTGGCCTCTTCAATCCCTCATGTTTCCGAAATGCTCGGAGAAATCACCCTCGCCTGCTTAATTGTGTATGTTTGCTCTTTTGCGATTAGCTTGGGCCCCATCTTTTGGTTGCTGATATCTGAAATTTATCCTCTCGAAATTCGCGGTAAAGCGATGAGTATTGCGACTATCACGAATTGGTTAACCAATTTCATCGTAGCGTTCACTTTTCTTACGCTAATCCACTCTTTGGGGCAAGCGGGGACTTTTTGGCTGTATGGCCTAATCTCCATCGTAGCATGGTTTTTTTGTTACTTTCTTGTTCCTGAAACCAAAAATAAAACATTGGAAGAAATCGAAATGCAGAAAATCGTCTAGTAATAAGCGGTTCACACTCTTGTGCGAATAATGCAAATCGGGTATTTTTTGAGGATCTTTACTGAATAAAAGGACGTTTAAAACGCCATGCAAATCTCCACGATTTCCTATTTAAATGAAAAAGGGATTCTCTCCAAAGAATGCAAGCATCAGATTGCGGATGATGTATTAATTCGCGGCTACGAAACAATGGTACTAACCCGCAGTGTGGATGATCGGATGATTACCCTCCAAAGGCAAGGTAGCATTTCATTTGCCTTAAGTTCGCTTGGAGAAGAAGCCTGTGCCGTTGCAAGCGCGGCCGCTCTCGATCTTGCGGATTGGATGTATCCGCAATATAGAGAACTCGGAGTGATGTTTTGGCGTGGTTTCACCATTCAGCAATACCTCCACCATATGTTCGGGAATAAGGAAGACTTGATTATGGGCAGACAAATGCCCAACCACTTTGGTTCTAAGGCTTTAAATGTTGTGCCTGTCTCCTCTCCCATCGGAACGAAAATCCCTCATGCTGCTGGCTGCGCTTATGCGATGAAAATACAGAAAGAGGAAGCTGTGGCAGTTGCCTATTTTGGCGACGGAGCTACTTCTGAAGGAGATTTCCACGTGGGCCTTAATTTCGCAGCAGTCCGTAAAGCTCCGGCCATTTTCTTTTGTCGCAATAATGGTTACGCTATTTCAACTCCTTGTACCAGTCAATTTGCCTCTGATGGAATTTATCCCAAAGGGATTGGTTATGGAATTCAAGCTTTTCGAGTCGATGGCAATGACTTTTTTGCTGTCCACGAAACGGTAGCAAAAGCTAAACAGCTCTGCCTCGAAGGGCATGGTCCTATTTTAATTGAAGCGATGACCTACCGGATGGGAGCTCACTCAACTTCGGATGATCCAAGTCGCTACCGTTCTGAGGAAGAGGTTAAGTCATGGGAAAATAAATGCCCTGTTCGCAGATTGCGTTTGTACTTGGAATCTAAAAAACTTTGGAATGCTGAAAAAGAAGAAGCTTTGCTTGCAAAAATTAAAAAAGAAATCGATGAAGCGATCCAAGTGGCTAAAAAAACGGAACACCCGCCCCTACACTCGATGATCGAAGATGTCTATTTTGAAATTCCACAACGCCTAAAAGAGGAATTTCAAGCTGTGAATCAATTATTTGGGGAAAAAGGATAGATCCATGCCAGAAATGAACATTATCCAAGCTTTAAATCATACGCTGCATCAGCAATTCGCTAAAGATGGCCGATTGGTCGCTTTCGGTGAGGATGCCGGTTCTTTTGGAGGCGTTTTTCGTGTCACAGCTGGTTTACATGATGCCTTTGGAGATGACCGCTGCTTTGATACACCTTTGGCAGAACAAGGGATTATTGGATTTGGTATCGGAATGGCACAAAGAGGATTAAAACCGATTTGTGAAATTCAATTTGCCGATTATATTTTTCCTGCTTATGACCAAATTGTGAACGAACTCGCCAAAATGCGCTACCGCACTGCTGGACAATATACCTCCTCGTTAGTAATACGCACACCCTACGGTGGAGGCATTCATGGCGGACATTACCATTCACAATCTCCCGAAGCACAATTTTTATCTGTACCAGGACTTGTTGTCATTGTAGTCACTTCTCCGTATGATGCCAAAGGCCTTCTCACTGCCGCTATTCAATCAAATGATCCTGTGATTTTCTTTGAGCCCAAACGGTTATACCGGGCTCTTAAAGAAGACGTCCCTGAAGAGGAATATGTCATTCCCATTGGGAAAGCAGCTGTTGCACGTATCGGAAAAGAAGTCACACTCATTGGCTGGGGAGCACAACATCATCAAAACATGGAAGCTGCCGAAAAACTCGCTCAAGAACATCATGTAGATGTTGAAGTGATCAATTTACGCACACTGAATCCTCTCGATATTCCTTGCATTGTCAACTCTGTACAAAAGACAGGTCGCTGTGTGGTAGCTCATGAAGCCCCTTTAACAGCTGGCTTCGGTGCTGAAATTGCAGCCACCATTATGGAACAATGTTTTTTAAGTCTCGAAGCCCCCGTTAAAAGATGCTGTGGCTTGGACACACCTTTTCCTCATACGCTTGAACACGAATATCTGCCAGATGCCAATCGCGTGATTCAAGCTGTTCTCGAAACCATGCATTATTAATCAGAGGTTGCAATGGAAAAAATCTTTACTGTGACACTTCCTGATATTGGTGAAGGCGTTGTCGAGGGAGAAGTGATCGAATGGATCAAGTCACTGGATACAAGACTTGAGCAAGATGAACCTGTGGTGATTGTCATGACAGATAAAGCCACCGTCGAACTTCCTGCCCCTCATCCCGGAAAACTTGTCAGAATATACTATCAACCGGGTGAAATCGCCATTAAAGGCAAACCTCTTTACGATATTGAATTGGAGGAGGCTATTCATCCGACGCCTCAGCAAAAAAAGGCTGAGCAAATAGCGAGTACACAGCCCCTTCCCAAAAAGGTCAAAACGAAAGCTCCAAGTTGTACACAGGAAAAAAGTCTGGCAGCTCCAGCTACCCGTAAAATGGCCCGCGATCTGGGATTAGATTTGTCCACGATTTCTGCAACTGGTGCCCACGGTGAAATTACTATAGATGACATCAAAAAATATGTCTCTCAATCCCCTGAAGAAAGCTGCCCACCTCCCCTCTCTTTACCTGACGACCAAATAGAGCCTTTGATCGGCATTCGGCAGTTAATGGCGCAAAAGATGTCTCTTTCTAAACGTTTTATTCCCCATTTTTCCTACTTTGAGCAAGTAGAAGCTACACGTTTAGTAAAACTGCGCCAGAAAATAAAAGAAGAAGCCGCCAAAGAAAATATCAATGCCACCTACATGCCTTTTTTAATCCGAGCCCTTTCGTTAACGCTTAAACAATATCCACTTTTTAACAGTTCTGTAGATGCCAAAAATCAGTCCATTCGCATCCACCAACCTCACAACATTGGGATTGCAATGGCCACAAAACTGGGATTGATCGTGGCAGTCCTTAAACATGTGGAAAAGATGTCTTTAGCAGACATTATTCGGGAATATGAGCAGCTCAAAAACCG
Encoded proteins:
- a CDS encoding alpha-ketoacid dehydrogenase subunit beta, whose amino-acid sequence is MPEMNIIQALNHTLHQQFAKDGRLVAFGEDAGSFGGVFRVTAGLHDAFGDDRCFDTPLAEQGIIGFGIGMAQRGLKPICEIQFADYIFPAYDQIVNELAKMRYRTAGQYTSSLVIRTPYGGGIHGGHYHSQSPEAQFLSVPGLVVIVVTSPYDAKGLLTAAIQSNDPVIFFEPKRLYRALKEDVPEEEYVIPIGKAAVARIGKEVTLIGWGAQHHQNMEAAEKLAQEHHVDVEVINLRTLNPLDIPCIVNSVQKTGRCVVAHEAPLTAGFGAEIAATIMEQCFLSLEAPVKRCCGLDTPFPHTLEHEYLPDANRVIQAVLETMHY
- a CDS encoding dihydrolipoamide acetyltransferase family protein; its protein translation is MEKIFTVTLPDIGEGVVEGEVIEWIKSLDTRLEQDEPVVIVMTDKATVELPAPHPGKLVRIYYQPGEIAIKGKPLYDIELEEAIHPTPQQKKAEQIASTQPLPKKVKTKAPSCTQEKSLAAPATRKMARDLGLDLSTISATGAHGEITIDDIKKYVSQSPEESCPPPLSLPDDQIEPLIGIRQLMAQKMSLSKRFIPHFSYFEQVEATRLVKLRQKIKEEAAKENINATYMPFLIRALSLTLKQYPLFNSSVDAKNQSIRIHQPHNIGIAMATKLGLIVAVLKHVEKMSLADIIREYEQLKNRATQNRLAPSDMKESTITISNFGVLGGGGLWATPIINYPEVAILAVSKIQKQPIAKNGILELRDTLNLSWSFDHRIIDGDMAATFSYHYATLIQNPAPLL